In a single window of the Serratia quinivorans genome:
- a CDS encoding Zinc-type alcohol dehydrogenase-like protein SA1988, with the protein MSIKAIAVDPKNPANFIAISPEKPTPGQYDLLVEVKAVSVNPVDTKVHAGLQKSGLQQPRILGWDASGIVVEVGSSVSGFKPGDEVWYAGDITRPGSNTTHQLIDSRITAHKPQSLNWAEAAAMPLTALTAWEALFEHLKIQDAAPGKTLLIIGGAGGVGSLAIPFAAQRSQVKVIATASRPESAAWCRERGADLVVDYRDLKANLAQQGIENVDYILCLNDTDGHWKAISDLIAPMGHICTIVENAQPLDQNALKLKSAALHWELMFTRSMFTTPDIAQQGEILKQVAQLLDEGKLSTTLSETLQGLTVDTLTAAHKKLLDGHMQGKLVIVY; encoded by the coding sequence ATGTCGATTAAAGCCATTGCCGTAGACCCAAAAAACCCCGCCAACTTCATTGCAATCAGCCCGGAAAAACCCACCCCAGGCCAGTACGATTTATTGGTTGAAGTCAAAGCGGTGTCGGTCAACCCGGTGGATACCAAGGTCCATGCCGGCCTGCAAAAAAGTGGCCTGCAACAGCCCCGTATTCTCGGTTGGGATGCCAGCGGTATCGTGGTCGAAGTGGGCAGCAGCGTCAGCGGTTTCAAACCCGGTGATGAAGTCTGGTACGCCGGTGATATCACCCGCCCAGGCAGCAACACTACCCATCAGTTGATTGACTCACGTATTACCGCCCATAAGCCGCAAAGTCTGAACTGGGCTGAAGCCGCCGCCATGCCGCTGACCGCTCTGACCGCCTGGGAAGCGCTGTTCGAGCACCTGAAGATTCAGGACGCCGCACCCGGTAAAACCCTGTTGATTATCGGCGGTGCCGGTGGCGTAGGTTCGCTGGCGATCCCGTTTGCCGCACAGCGCAGTCAGGTAAAGGTGATTGCGACCGCCTCACGCCCAGAGTCAGCGGCCTGGTGCCGGGAGCGCGGTGCCGATCTGGTGGTGGACTACCGCGATCTGAAAGCCAATCTGGCGCAGCAGGGCATTGAGAATGTGGATTATATTCTTTGCCTGAACGACACCGACGGGCACTGGAAAGCGATTTCCGATCTGATTGCGCCAATGGGCCATATCTGTACCATCGTCGAAAATGCACAGCCGTTGGACCAAAATGCGCTGAAGTTGAAAAGTGCCGCTTTGCATTGGGAGTTGATGTTTACTCGCAGCATGTTCACCACGCCGGACATCGCCCAACAGGGTGAGATCCTCAAGCAAGTGGCGCAACTGCTGGATGAAGGAAAACTGAGTACCACCCTGAGCGAAACCTTGCAGGGGTTGACGGTCGACACCCTGACCGCCGCGCATAAAAAACTGCTCGACGGGCATATGCAGGGCAAACTGGTGATTGTTTACTGA